Proteins encoded by one window of Rhinolophus ferrumequinum isolate MPI-CBG mRhiFer1 chromosome 13, mRhiFer1_v1.p, whole genome shotgun sequence:
- the LOC117033397 gene encoding cytochrome P450 1B1 — protein MAISLSLDDPLLPISLSAQQTTLLLLFSVLAAVHVGQWLLRQRRRQPGSAPPGPFAWPLIGNAASLGSAPHLCFARLARRYGDVFQIRLGSCPVVVLNGERAIREALLQHGAAFADRPPFASYRLVSGGRSLAFGQYSERWKVQRRAAHSTMRAFSTGQPRSRRLLECHLLGEARELVDLLVRGSAGGDFLDPRPLTVVAVANIMCAVCFGCRYSHDDAEFRELLSHNEEFGSTVGAGSLVDMLPWLQRFPNPMRTAFRKFEQVNRNFSNFVLDKFLRHRENLRPGADPRDMMDAFILSVGKEAAEGSGDRGARMDMEYVPPTITDIFGASQDTLSTALQWLLILFTRYPEVQARVQAELDQVVGRDRLPCLNDQPNLPYVMAFLYEAMRFSSFVPITIPHATTVNTSVLGYHIPKDTVVFVNQWSVNHDPMKWPNPEDFDPTRFLDKDGFLNKDLASSVMIFSVGKRRCIGEELSKIQLFLFISILVHQCNFKANPDEPSKMDFTYGLTVKPKSFKINVTLRESMELLDSTVQKLQAEEDCQ, from the exons ATGGCCATTAGCCTCAGCCTGGACGATCCTCTGCTGCCGATCTCGCTGTCCGCCCAGCAGACGACGCTCCTGCTGCTCTTCTCGGTGCTGGCTGCTGTGCACGTGGGCCAGTGGCTGCTgaggcagcggcggcggcagccgGGGTCCGCGCCCCCGGGCCCCTTTGCGTGGCCGCTAATCGGAAACGCTGCATCCCTGGGCTCGGCGCCGCACCTCTGTTTCGCTCGCCTGGCGCGACGCTACGGCGACGTCTTCCAGATCCGACTGGGCAGCTGCCCCGTGGTGGTGCTGAACGGCGAGCGCGCCATCCGCGAGGCCCTGCTGCAGCATGGTGCCGCCTTCGCCGACCGGCCACCCTTCGCCTCTTACCGCCTGGTGTCTGGCGGCCGCAGCCTGGCTTTTGGCCAATACTCGGAGCGCTGGAAGGTGCAGCGGCGCGCAGCGCACAGCACGATGCGCGCCTTCTCCACGGGCCAGCCGCGCAGCCGCCGCCTCCTCGAATGCCACTTGCTGGGTGAAGCGCGGGAGTTGGTGGATCTGCTGGTACGCGGCAGCGCCGGCGGTGACTTCCTCGACCCGCGGCCGCTGACCGTGGTGGCCGTGGCCAACATCATGTGCGCCGTGTGCTTCGGCTGTCGCTATAGCCACGACGACGCCGAGTTCCGCGAGCTGCTCAGCCACAACGAAGAGTTCGGGAGCACCGTGGGCGCGGGCAGCCTGGTAGACATGCTGCCCTGGCTGCAGCGCTTCCCCAACCCCATGCGCACCGCCTTCCGCAAATTCGAGCAGGTCAACCGCAACTTCAGCAACTTCGTCCTCGACAAGTTTCTGAGGCACCGCGAAAACCTTCGGCCCGGGGCAGACCCCCGCGACATGATGGACGCCTTCATCCTTTCCGTGGGAAAGGAGGCGGCCGAGGGCTCGGGCGACCGCGGCGCGCGGATGGACATGGAGTATGTGCCGCCCACAATCACTGACATCTTCGGCGCCAGCCAGGACACTCTCTCCACCGCGCTGCAGTGGCTACTCATCCTTTTCACCAG GTACCCAGAAGTGCAGGCTCGGGTACAGGCCGAATTGGATCAAGTCGTGGGTCGAGACCGTCTGCCCTGCCTGAACGATCAGCCCAACCTGCCCTATGTCATGGCCTTTCTTTATGAAGCCATGCGCTTCTCCAGCTTTGTGCCCATCACCATTCCTCATGCCACCACCGTCAACACCTCCGTCTTGGGCTACCATATTCCCAAGGACACGGTGGTTTTTGTTAACCAGTGGTCAGTGAATCATGACCCAATGAAGTGGCCTAACCCGGAGGATTTTGATCCTACTCGGTTCTTGGACAAGGACGGCTTCCTCAACAAGGACCTGGCCAGCAGCGTGATGATTTTTTCAGTGGGCAAAAGACGCTGCATCGGGGAAGAGCTTTCCAAGATACAactgtttctcttcatttccatCCTGGTTCACCAGTGCAATTTCAAGGCCAATCCAGATGAGCCGTCAAAAATGGATTTCACTTATGGCCTGACCGTTAAACCCAAGTCATTTAAAATCAATGTCACTCTCAGAGAGTCCATGGAGCTCCTTGATAGCACTGTCCAAAAGTTACAAGCCGAGGAAGACTGCCAGTGA